TTCCTCCTACGTGATCGGCAAGGCCGTAAACACGGAAGACGACGACTGGGACTTCTAGTTTCGTAGTTCCCCAAAGGTCCCGCACATTCACTGTGCGGGACCTTTTTCGTTGCAGTCGATCGCCGTAAGGTGACACCGAAGAAGACTCATCAGGAGCTGACATGTCCCTTGTACGCGTGCACAACTTCTCGGTATCCCTCGACGGCTTCGGCACCGGAGCCGGCCAGCAGCTCAACGCTCCCTTCGGCCACGCGGGAACACGGCTGGTGGAGTGGGCCTTCGAAACGCGCACCTTCCGGGCCATGGGCATCCATGGAGAGTCCGAGGGGTCCTTCGGGGTGGACGAAGCGTTTGCCGGCACCTGGGGGCCCGGGATCGGCGTGGAAATCATGGGCCGCAATAAGTTCGGTCCTCACCGCGGCCCCTGGGAGAACGAGGAATGGAAGGGATGGTGGGGCAGCAACCCCGTCTTCCATACCCCGGTCCTGGTCCTGACGCATCACCCCCGGCCGGTCCTGGAGATGGAAGGCGGAACGACCTTTCATTTCGTTGATGCGGACCCGGTGTCAGCGCTCCGGCAGGCCCGCGCCCTCGCCGGTAACCAAGACGTGCGGATCGGCGGCGGCGTCAGCACGGTGCGGCAGTTCCTCGAAGCTGACCTGATCGATCACCTGCATGTTGTCGTCGTGCCAATCGTCCTGGGCCGGGGTGAACGGCTCTGGGACGGACTTGAAGGACTCGAAGAGCGCTTTGACATCGAAGCGACCCCTTCTCCGTTCGGGGTTGTCCATTTGGTCTTTACCCGTCGGCGGCGCGGTTAGTCCTCGATCACCGTGGACGGCCGCTGCCGCGTCCGCCTAGTCTTCGCGTCATGACTGAAGAAAAGAGCGCCAACAAAATCGAACCGCCGCTGGCCGGAAGCGAGTTGGAGACTCTGGTGGGGTCTCTCGACCGGCAGCGTGCCACCTTCGCCTGGAAAACCGCCGGCCTCGATGCCGAGGCTCTCGCCGCCACGGTTGGCGCCTCCGCCATCACCCTGGGCGGCCTGCTCAAACATCTCGCCAGTGTGGAGGACATTTACTTCGCCTGGCGGCTGAAGGGGCAGGACCCGGGTATCGCCGTGGAATACCGTGGACTGGGACAATGATCCGGACTGGCCGTGGCGGACAGCCGCCGAGGACAGCCCCGACGAGCTGCTTGATCTGTGGAATGGTGCGGTGGAGCGGTCCCGGCAGCGGCTTGCGGACGCGCTCGACGGCGGCGGGCCGGGAATGCTGCTGCCGCCGGTTAACGGCGATGTTGGCAGCCTGCGCCGCATGCTGATTGACCTGGTGGAGGAGTACGCCAGGCACGTGGGGCATGCTGACCTGATCCGGGAATCAGTGGATGGCCTGGTGGGGGAGGACCCTCCGGCTGGCTTCCCCAGCCCCGGTGCAGGGGTTCGCTGAACCCGGCCAGCACAGGGGGCGCTCCGGACCTCCCGCGTCGAAGGAGGTGATCCACCCGTGGTTATGGGAAAGTTGCGGTGGAGGAAAAATGCCGCGCCAGCACGTCAACACTCATATCGCGATGATCGCGTCCGTGTGCCTTTGTCTTCTCGCGTACCTCTCCTGGTCCGGTCAACCGCAGGAAGCGGACTCAGATGCTGCCGCAGTAACCGCCGGCGCTGACTTCGATTCGCCGGACAGCATCAGCGTTGTCATTAACAAGGACCGGCCTCTGGCGGCGGAATATGCACCGCAGGACCTGACGGACGCCGGGGGAGTGCTGATGCGGGCTGAGGTGGGAGAAGCTTTCCTCAAGATGCGCGCTGATGCAGCCGCCGCCGGAGTAGCCATATCAGCCGTCAGCGGGTTCCGCCCGGCCAGCCAGCAGGCGGATCTGCATTCTTCCTATACCGACCGTTACGGCGGCGCCGCAGCTGAGTCGCTGTCAGCCCGCCCCGGATACAGCGAACACCAAACAGGACTTGCCGTGGATATTGCCAACCCCGACGGCGCCTGTTCGCTCCAGGCCTGCTTTGAAGAAACCCCAGCGGGCTCCTGGGCCGCCGCCAACGCCCACCTCTATGGATTTGTCATCCGCTACCCGGCAGGAGCTGAAGCCGTCACCGGGTATTCCTACGAGCCATGGCACCTGCGTTATGTGGGGGTGGATTCCGCTCACCGCATTGTTGATGCCGGAATCACGCTGGAAGAATTTGCCGACCTGCCTGCCGCACCCGGGTACTGAATCATGCTGAGTCATTTAAGCTGCGGAAGAGGAGGACATTTGTGCGCTTATTTAGGTAGGTTGATGTTTGAACCTGTTAAGAGAAGTTTTCAGTTTCCGAATCGGGACGAAGACTTCGTCGCACAGCCATAGTTGGGGGAACTAATGTCTGAGAATCTGGTCTTTTGGTTGACGATTGCAGCAGGAGTCATGCTCGTCCTCCTGCTCGCTTTAACCATCAAATCCAAGATGGTTCCGGGGACGGAAGCCTCAGGGACGAAAGCAGGAAGACGCCCGAAGATCAAGAAGCCGCTTCTCACCGCTGAAGACGTTGTGGCCCAAAGATTCATGCCGACGAAATTCAGGGAGGGCTATGCCCAAAAGCCTGTGGATGAGCTACTTGAAGGAATAGTTCTGGAACTTCGGCGGCTGCAGGAAGAGAACGAACGTCTTCAGCTAAGAATGGCTAACCCCCGAAGTGAACCTGTTTCAGTCACTGATCCGATTCTTTCTCCGGAGCAGGTGGTGAATCAGAAGTTTACGCCGACAAAATTCCGCGAAGGGTATGCCCAGGACGA
This genomic interval from Arthrobacter citreus contains the following:
- a CDS encoding dihydrofolate reductase family protein, giving the protein MSLVRVHNFSVSLDGFGTGAGQQLNAPFGHAGTRLVEWAFETRTFRAMGIHGESEGSFGVDEAFAGTWGPGIGVEIMGRNKFGPHRGPWENEEWKGWWGSNPVFHTPVLVLTHHPRPVLEMEGGTTFHFVDADPVSALRQARALAGNQDVRIGGGVSTVRQFLEADLIDHLHVVVVPIVLGRGERLWDGLEGLEERFDIEATPSPFGVVHLVFTRRRRG
- a CDS encoding DUF664 domain-containing protein; translated protein: MTEEKSANKIEPPLAGSELETLVGSLDRQRATFAWKTAGLDAEALAATVGASAITLGGLLKHLASVEDIYFAWRLKGQDPGIAVEYRGLGQ
- a CDS encoding DUF664 domain-containing protein gives rise to the protein MDWDNDPDWPWRTAAEDSPDELLDLWNGAVERSRQRLADALDGGGPGMLLPPVNGDVGSLRRMLIDLVEEYARHVGHADLIRESVDGLVGEDPPAGFPSPGAGVR
- a CDS encoding M15 family metallopeptidase, with product MPRQHVNTHIAMIASVCLCLLAYLSWSGQPQEADSDAAAVTAGADFDSPDSISVVINKDRPLAAEYAPQDLTDAGGVLMRAEVGEAFLKMRADAAAAGVAISAVSGFRPASQQADLHSSYTDRYGGAAAESLSARPGYSEHQTGLAVDIANPDGACSLQACFEETPAGSWAAANAHLYGFVIRYPAGAEAVTGYSYEPWHLRYVGVDSAHRIVDAGITLEEFADLPAAPGY